GGGAGCCATCTCGATCGCCGGGTCAAGTACGGTCTACCCTCTCTCCAAGGCCATTGCGGAGGCCTTCAGCAAAACGAATCCCAGCGTGAAATTCCACATTGCATGCTCCGGTACCGGT
This sequence is a window from Fimbriimonadaceae bacterium. Protein-coding genes within it:
- a CDS encoding substrate-binding domain-containing protein — encoded protein: MAGCLSACNLKQPSGAISIAGSSTVYPLSKAIAEAFSKTNPSVKFHIACSGTGGGFKKLCAGQIDIAGPHAPSAQ